From Syntrophobacterales bacterium:
CAGCTTTTTTAGTTTTTCGGAGGTAAAGGAAACTCGCTGCCCCGTTTGCAAGTGCTTGCAGGAGAAGTACGCCTGCGCCGATAGGCACGGCTGCCAGGGAGGGCCACAGGACGATCTCGGCAGCGCTTGCTGATGCCTGCCCAGTTATCAGGGCCTCCCATGCCAGTCCTCCACCAAACCAGATCATGGGACCCGTGGCCAAAAAAACGGCTGCAACCGTCAGAATATCAATCCCCGCCTGTTTGCGTCTGTTGAAGCGCCGGCTAATGACATCCACCCGCACATGCCCTTCCTTATTGAGCACATAAGCGCCCCCCAACATAACCAGGGCGCTCTGGAGATAGCCCTCCATCTCTGCCGTCCAACTCGTCGCCGCATTGATAAAATACCTGCAGAAAACCTCGTATAAAACGAGCAGGGCAATTATGCCCGTCAGCGGAGCGATCAGAAGGCCCAAGCCCGTGCTCAACCGGTTGATAAACTGAATAAACTTTTGCATCGCTGCGGCTCCCCGTCTGTCGCTATTTGTCCATTCCCTTGCTCTTGAGGTGGTCTCTAAGGATGTTAACAAGCCTGGCCGAGTAAGGGGATTTTTTTGCCTCATCTTCCCAGAGGGGTTTGCACGCCTCCCGGAACTTAACAAGATTGGCCTCCGGAATTGCCGAAATTTTGACCCCCAGTTTTCCGGCGTTGGCAAGGGCGTCCTTGTCCAGTTTGTCCGCATCCGCAAAAGACTTGTCCATGGCATTCAGGGCCGCCTGCCTGACCGCCTTTTGCTGCTCGGCAGACAAGGAATTAAATACCTTGCTGTTGATAATCATCTCTACTACGCCGGGGGTGTGAAAGGCGGGGGTAACGATGTGGTTCAGAACCTCATAGAATTTGTATTGTTCCATCGTGTACCAGGGATAGTCCGTCCCATCTGCCGTTCCCCGCTGCAGGGCCGTGTACTGCTCCGCTCCGGCGATAGCCAGCGCGGATGCCCCCAGCGCCTCCATAATCTTGGCCTCCATGCCGACGGCGCGGATCTTCTTCCCCTTCAAATCCTCGATCTTCTCAACCGGGAATTTTGTCAGCAGACCCATGCTCGCCACGGAAAGGGCGGACAGATAGGTTACGTCGTGCTTGGCCAGGGCCTCTTCCATGACCTTCATATAGCCTTTGTTGACCAGAACATCTTTCGCCTCGGCGGTATTGGCCCAGTTGAAGGGAAGCCACTGGGCGTTGACCTCCGGGACCTTGCCGGCGAAGTACTGCAATGACCCTGTATAACCGTCAAGCATCCCTTGACGGACAGAGTCAAAAACCTCATTAGTTTTTATCAACTGGCCCGGCCAGAAAACCTTGACATTCACCTGGTTGTTCGTCAACCGCGCCACTTCACTGGCGAAAAAAAGGGTCGTCTTTCCCACATTGGCTTTTTCCGGGTAGGCGCACTGAAACCTCAGGGTAGTTACAGCCATTGCTTCGGCCGCAAAGAAAAAAACCATCGCCGTCATCATTGCCATTATCATTCGCTTCTTCATCTGCTGTTTTCCTCCTTTTTTATTATGAACACCTTAGCCGCTGTTGCCATATCAGCCATATAAATCATAACTCTATCGATCTCTTCAGTATTTTCCCGGTGTTGGTCTTGGGCAGTTCCGCAACCAGCCTTAACACACGCGGGTATTTGTAAGGCGCCACCCTTTCCTTCACGTATTGCTTGATCTCCTCCGGCGTAGCGGAAGCACCCCGACGAAGGACAATGACTGCGGCCACCTCTTCCCCCAGATCCTGATGAGGAAAACCTATAACGGCACACTCCAGTATTGCCGGATGGCCGTAGAGGACCTCCTCGATCTCCCGGGGATAGACGTTATAGCCGCCGCGGATAATCATCTCTTTTTTACGGTCCACGATATAGATATACCGATCCTTGTCCTGACGCGCCAAATCTCCCGTATGCAGCCAGCCCCCGCGCAGGGTCTCTTTTGTCGCTGCCGGCTGGTTAAGGTATCCCTTCATCACCCCCGGCCCCTGAACAATCAACTCGCCCACCTCCCCCCGCAGCACGTCCCGATCCTGCTCGTCCACTATCCTGGCCTGAAAACCGGGAATAGGCACTCCGATGGAACCGGGCTTGGTGGCCCTTCCATAGGGATTTTCCACACAGACA
This genomic window contains:
- a CDS encoding TRAP transporter small permease subunit, yielding MQKFIQFINRLSTGLGLLIAPLTGIIALLVLYEVFCRYFINAATSWTAEMEGYLQSALVMLGGAYVLNKEGHVRVDVISRRFNRRKQAGIDILTVAAVFLATGPMIWFGGGLAWEALITGQASASAAEIVLWPSLAAVPIGAGVLLLQALANGAASFLYLRKTKKAGN
- the dctP gene encoding TRAP transporter substrate-binding protein DctP — its product is MKKRMIMAMMTAMVFFFAAEAMAVTTLRFQCAYPEKANVGKTTLFFASEVARLTNNQVNVKVFWPGQLIKTNEVFDSVRQGMLDGYTGSLQYFAGKVPEVNAQWLPFNWANTAEAKDVLVNKGYMKVMEEALAKHDVTYLSALSVASMGLLTKFPVEKIEDLKGKKIRAVGMEAKIMEALGASALAIAGAEQYTALQRGTADGTDYPWYTMEQYKFYEVLNHIVTPAFHTPGVVEMIINSKVFNSLSAEQQKAVRQAALNAMDKSFADADKLDKDALANAGKLGVKISAIPEANLVKFREACKPLWEDEAKKSPYSARLVNILRDHLKSKGMDK